One Eurosta solidaginis isolate ZX-2024a chromosome 5, ASM4086904v1, whole genome shotgun sequence DNA segment encodes these proteins:
- the Exn gene encoding rho guanine nucleotide exchange factor 19 isoform X2 has protein sequence MNAPLPPPPSVNHSDSNCNTLRTLPRKRRQRAVGEVFITCPASQIYLNSAHNENNDISEPIYENTTTTRHGDEEAILRRNRCSRLSFVRATVADAGNVEGARQSSTVSTFLDDSDHYYETLSPLGNKRHSTLPVQRTNSNHKHNQDLPHFAKNGSPRSKQYSASMHGLGTLITSDDYDSFDTDTDDIYEVEENIKNTDSGVDIRNVKLPDPPPATNQVYAIVRKLKNFISSKKSPGSQSKYGGSQQKLYENSTQFYVSGTSNIYENTPKTKSKTPKNLKKAPATPQDQDVYENTEFHSPLALGGDDKTLNKSDKISTSPTEVKLADTTNDTNTTLRSKSKSSKSFKSRLRKSLVGSTFDMKQLSPLTPARSTFYIEDPTYGGSGELDSGFSEKASSGDLPTAPTIPTPETQKFSTVTRKAKKEAKTSNSQRRRTTIGIRPQDPPPPPPVVSSTTSWYAECGVFKNGTNGVQEESELSLNDSKASQSGSSGHNGSSWYTEAGLYQTSGVSVASGSSGSSGVSTGNEGALGDELPHSMFQNEPLYQIYSAAKLESITRDMEGNDSSTDGYEEIGQNGTSEEARISSQKHKRPSAFQLIEPKNGPSRTLWSEIPEVINSCVLATLTPRERSLQEAKFEIITSEASYLKSLNLLRSHFMNHPIFRDTNVVGARDRKALFAYIVPVHECSERLLTEMESCWQDNIMLIGLSKRIYNVAEKYFHVYIAFCEHQGRMDRTLRRLKESGGIFAQNLHLLETSPTCCGLNLHSFLMLPMQRITRLPLLIDAVFSKVSPNDDEYENWKMTLAIMNKIVTQCNEAANRCEQAYEIERIARQLEFPSTIRALAIAPVGVSAPGSKPRFLVKRGELTHFVWRGDDVKLTFGKKFSKVSIYAFLFSDLLVLTKRKGEEQFTVFDYCPRSMLTISSGDLRDISQTHKNLILMTLLENHERKTVELLLSCPSVSEQERWLQAVRPPEPETPGEKLYAPWDCPQVIAKHVYETREPDALSLEVGDVINVTRKLPDGWYQGERLRDGVVGWFPGSYTEEVNSAHVRARNLKQRQRLLTFTASYLESQKRK, from the exons ATGAATGCACCATTGCCGCCGCCACCAAGTGTCAATCACAGTGATAGCAATTGCAATACGTTACGTACACTGCCGCGCAAACGTCGACAACGCGCAGTCGGTGAGGTTTTTATTACCTGTCCGGCTAGTCAGATTTATTTAAATAGTGCACACAATGAAAACAATGATATTAGTGAACCGATTTATGAAAATACGACCACAACAAGGCATGGCGATGAGGAAGCGATCCTACGTAGAAATCGTTGTAGCCGTTTATCCTTTGTGCGCGCCACGGTAGCTGATGCGGGGAATGTAGAAGGCGCACGTCAATCGTCGACTGTTAGCACCTTTCTAG ATGACTCCGATCACTATTATGAAACATTATCGCCTTTGGGAAATAAACGCCATTCCACACTACCGGTTCAACGTACAAATAGTAATCACAAACACAATCAGGATTTGCCGCATTTTGCCAAGAATGGCTCACCGCGCAGCAAACAATACTCAGCCTCGATGCATGGTCTTGGAACGTTGATAACATCAGATGATTATGATTCCTTCGATACAGACACAGATGATATTTACGAAGTGGAGGAGAATATCAAGAAT ACTGACAGCGGTGTGGATATACGCAATGTAAAATTACCCGATCCACCACCTGCCACTAATCAAGTTTATGCCATTGTACGAAAGCTCAAAAATTTTATCTCTAGTAAGAAATCTCCGGGCTCGCAATCAAAATATGGCGGTAGTCAACAAAAACTTTATGAAAACTCTACGCAATTCTATGTAAGCGGCACGAGTAATATTTACGAGAATACACCAAAGACTAAATCTAAGACGCCGAAAAACTTGAAAAAGGCACCTGCTACTCCGCAAGATCAAGATGTTTATGAGAACACCGAATTTCATAGTCCGCTCGCTCTCGGTGGAGATGATAAAACGCTTAACAAGTCAGACAAGATTTCGACTAGTCCAACAGAAGTGAAGCTTGCCGATACAACTAATGACACTAACACCACACTACGTAGCAAATCTAAATCAAGTAAAAGTTTCAAGTCACGTCTGCGAAAAAGTTTAGTCGGTTCCACCTTTGACATGAAGCAGTTATCTCCGCTAACGCCTGCACGTAGTACTTTCTACATTGAAGATCCAACGTATGGTGGTTCGGGTGAATTAGATTCAGGATTTTCAGAGAAAGCATCCTCCGGTGATCTGCCTACAGCACCAACAATACCCACGCCGGAAACACAAAAATTCTCAACTGTAACGCGTAAAGCGAAAAAGGAAGCAAAAACATCAAATTCGCAGCGACGGAGAACTACCATTGGTATACGGCCACAGGATCCACCACCACCTCCACCGGTGGTTTCATCAACGACCTCCTGGTATGCAGAATGTGGTGTATTCAAAAATGGTACAAATGGTGTGCAAGAAGAATCGGAGCTATCACTAAATGATAGCAAAGCAAGTCAGAGCGGCTCTTCGGGCCACAATGGCAGTTCGTGGTACACCGAAGCAGGCCTATATCAGACTAGTGGTGTATCAGTGGCCAGTGGTTCGAGTGGCAGTTCAGGTGTATCGACTGGAAATGAAGGCGCGCTTGGTGATGAACTGCCGCACAGTATGTTCCAGAATGAGCCGCTTTATCAAATTTATAGCGCTGCAAAGTTGGAG TCCATCACACGAGATATGGAAGGCAATGATAGCTCTACAGACGGCTATGAAGAGATTGGGCAAAACGGCACGTCAGAGGAAGCGCGCATTAGCAGCCAGAAGCATAAAAGACCAAGCGCTTTTCAGCTAATTGAACCAAAGAATGGACCATCGCGCACATTGTGGAGTGAAATCCCTGAGGTTATCAATTCGTGTGTACTTG CCACTCTCACGCCACGTGAACGTAGTTTGCAAGAAGCGAAATTTGAGATTATCACCTCTGAGGCGAGTTATCTCAAGTCGCTCAATCTACTGCGCAGTCACTTTATGAATCATCCCATATTTCGAGATACGAATGTGGTTGGCGCACGTGATCGTAAAGCTCTTTTCGCCTATATTGTGCCAGTGCATGAATGCTCCGAAAGACTACTTACGGAAATGGAATCCTGTTGGCAAGATAACATCATGTTGATCGGTTTGAGTAAGCGTATTTATAATGTTGCTGAAAAATACTTTCATGTCTACATTGCGTTTTGTGAGCATCAAGGGCGTATGGATCGTACTTTACGTCGGTTGAAGGAGAGTGGTGGGATTTTTGCGCAAAATCTACATCTACTTGAGACGAGCCCCACTTGTTGTGGCCTAAATTTGCATTCCTTTCTTATGTTACCTATGCAACGCATTACTCGCCTTCCGCTGCTAATCGATGCCGTCTTCAGTAAAGTTAGTCCCAATGATGATGAATATGAAAACTGGAAGATGACGTTGGCCATTATGAATAAGATTGTTACACAGTGCAATGAAGCTGCAAATCGTTGTGAACAAGCATACGAAATCGAACGTATAGCCCGTCAATTGGAGTTTCCCTCAACGATACGCGCTCTTGCCATAGCACCAGTGGGTGTGTCGGCACCCGGCTCAAAGCCACGTTTCCTGGTGAAGCGAGGTGAATTGACACATTTTGTATGGCGTGGTGACGATGTAAAGCTTACATTTGGTAAGAAATTCTCCAAAGTATCTATATACGCGTTTCTCTTTTCCGATCTGCTCGTGTTAACGAAACGCAAAGGAGAGGAACAATTCACCGTGTTTGATTACTGTCCTCGTAGTATGTTGACTATTTCATCTGGTGATTTGCGTGACATAAGTCAGACGCACAAAAATTTGATACTTATGACTTTGCTGGAGAATCACGAGCGCAAGACTGTGGAACTA CTTCTCTCTTGTCCATCTGTATCAGAACAGGAACGTTGGTTGCAAGCAGTTCGACCGCCCGAGCCCGAAACGCCGGGTGAGAAATTGTATGCGCCGTGGGATTGTCCACAAGTGATAGCAAAGCACGTGTATGAAACGAGAGAACCGGATGCGCTTAGCCTGGAGGTTGGCGATGTGATAAATGTGACGCGTAAATTGCCGGACG GCTGGTATCAAGGTGAGCGCT